One part of the Streptomyces nigra genome encodes these proteins:
- a CDS encoding GNAT family N-acetyltransferase — MNAVALRRAVAADARAVADVWLRSFTAALPSVVRPHSDDEVRAYFGEVVLPSQETWVADHAGRVVGLMVLDGDELAQLYLDPEWRGRGVGDRFVGLAKRRRPEGLSLWTFQVNGPAHRFYARHGFVAAESTDGSGNEEREPDVRYVWRPGQPA; from the coding sequence CTGAACGCCGTCGCCCTGCGCCGGGCCGTGGCGGCCGACGCCCGGGCCGTCGCCGACGTGTGGCTGCGGTCGTTCACCGCGGCCCTGCCGTCCGTGGTCCGGCCGCACTCCGACGACGAGGTGCGCGCGTACTTCGGCGAGGTGGTGCTGCCGTCGCAGGAGACATGGGTCGCCGACCACGCCGGACGGGTCGTCGGGCTGATGGTCCTCGACGGTGACGAGCTCGCCCAGCTGTATCTGGACCCCGAGTGGCGCGGCCGTGGCGTGGGCGACCGGTTCGTCGGCCTCGCCAAGCGCCGCCGCCCCGAGGGGCTGAGCCTGTGGACGTTCCAGGTCAACGGGCCCGCCCACCGCTTCTACGCCCGGCACGGCTTCGTCGCCGCCGAGTCCACGGACGGCAGCGGCAACGAGGAGCGGGAGCCGGACGTGCGGTACGTGTGGCGCCCCGGGCAGCCCGCCTGA
- a CDS encoding amidohydrolase has translation MTPPPADLVITRCTVLTHDDQETIGFAEDASILVRDGVVEAVVSGAEAGGVPARERIDAHGQIALPGLINCHTHAPMAALRGVAEDLPTDAWFNDVVWPVESNLTARDVELGARLACAEMIRAGVTCFADHYFAMDAVAAVVEECGIRAHLGEAYFSSQGPAGRERSLEFALEHRGRAGGRITTTLAPHAPYTVDDTDLAATARLAHEHGLPVHLHAAENRDQTTTSLERHGVTPIEVLRRTGLLDTDVLIAHGTGILDEDLPALRDAGGRVAVATAPRGYLKFGWPTTTPVRALREIGVPVGLATDGAASNNSLDVWESMALTALVQKSTTGDPRWLTARQALHHATLQSARAVGLGDTIGSIAPGRRADIVLVDLSGPHTQPVHDLAATLVHSARSSDVRTTIVDGRILMRDRELLTLDVPSVVRELGERLPALLDRGHGRRIQEYDT, from the coding sequence ATGACGCCTCCTCCCGCCGATCTCGTCATCACCCGGTGCACGGTGCTCACGCACGACGATCAGGAGACGATCGGGTTCGCCGAGGACGCCTCGATCCTCGTCCGGGACGGGGTCGTCGAAGCGGTCGTCAGCGGGGCCGAGGCCGGCGGGGTGCCCGCCCGCGAACGCATCGACGCCCACGGGCAGATCGCCCTGCCCGGGCTGATCAACTGCCACACCCACGCCCCCATGGCCGCCCTGCGCGGAGTCGCGGAGGACCTGCCGACCGACGCCTGGTTCAACGACGTCGTCTGGCCCGTCGAGTCCAACCTCACCGCCCGCGACGTCGAGTTGGGGGCCCGGCTCGCCTGCGCCGAGATGATCCGCGCCGGAGTCACCTGCTTCGCCGACCACTACTTCGCCATGGACGCCGTCGCCGCCGTCGTCGAGGAGTGCGGGATCAGGGCCCACCTCGGCGAGGCGTACTTCTCCTCGCAGGGCCCGGCCGGCCGGGAGAGATCGCTGGAGTTCGCCCTGGAGCACCGCGGGCGCGCGGGCGGCCGGATCACCACCACCCTCGCCCCGCACGCCCCCTACACCGTGGACGACACCGACCTCGCCGCAACCGCCCGCCTCGCCCACGAGCACGGCCTGCCCGTCCATCTGCACGCCGCCGAGAACCGCGACCAGACCACCACCAGCCTGGAACGCCACGGCGTCACACCCATCGAGGTGCTGCGCCGCACCGGACTCCTCGACACCGACGTCCTCATCGCGCACGGCACGGGCATCCTCGACGAGGACCTGCCCGCGCTCCGCGACGCCGGCGGCCGTGTCGCCGTCGCCACCGCGCCCCGCGGCTACCTCAAGTTCGGCTGGCCCACCACCACACCGGTGCGGGCGCTGCGCGAGATCGGCGTCCCGGTCGGCCTCGCCACCGACGGCGCCGCCTCCAACAACTCCCTCGACGTCTGGGAGTCGATGGCCCTCACCGCCCTCGTCCAGAAGTCCACGACCGGCGACCCACGCTGGCTGACCGCCCGTCAGGCCCTGCACCACGCCACCCTGCAGAGCGCGCGGGCCGTCGGACTCGGCGACACCATCGGCAGCATCGCGCCCGGGCGCCGCGCCGACATCGTGCTCGTCGACCTCAGCGGCCCCCACACCCAGCCCGTGCACGACCTGGCCGCCACCCTCGTGCACAGCGCCCGGTCCTCCGACGTGCGCACCACGATCGTCGACGGCCGGATCCTGATGCGCGACCGGGAACTCCTCACCCTCGACGTGCCGTCCGTGGTACGGGAGTTGGGGGAGCGGCTGCCCGCACTCCTGGACCGCGGCCACGGCCGGCGCATCCAGGAGTACGACACGTAA
- a CDS encoding PAC2 family protein has protein sequence MLDPQDLYTWEPKGLAVVDMALAQESAGLVMLYHFDGYIDAGETGDQIVERLLDSLPHQVVARFDHDRLVDYRARRPLLTFRRDRWSGYEVPAIEVRLVQDATGAPFLLLSGPEPDVEWERFAAAVKQIVERLGVRLSVNFHGIPMGVPHTRPVGLTPHGNRTDLVPGHTSPFDEAQVPGSAESLVEYRLMEAGHDVLGVAAHVPHYIARSPYPDAALTVLEAVTAATGLVLPGVAHGLRTEAHRTQNEIDRQIREGDDELTNLVEGLEHQYDAVAGAETRGNMLAEPVDIPSADEIGREFERFLAEREGDG, from the coding sequence GTGCTTGATCCGCAGGATTTGTACACGTGGGAGCCGAAGGGCCTGGCCGTCGTCGACATGGCGCTCGCCCAGGAGTCGGCCGGCCTTGTCATGCTCTACCACTTCGACGGCTACATCGACGCGGGGGAGACCGGCGACCAGATCGTCGAGCGGCTCCTGGACTCGCTGCCCCACCAGGTCGTCGCCCGCTTCGACCACGACCGGCTCGTCGACTACCGCGCCCGCCGCCCGCTGCTGACCTTCCGGCGCGACCGCTGGTCCGGGTACGAGGTGCCCGCCATCGAGGTCCGGCTCGTCCAGGACGCCACCGGTGCCCCGTTCCTGCTGCTGTCCGGCCCCGAGCCGGACGTGGAGTGGGAGCGCTTCGCCGCCGCCGTGAAGCAGATCGTCGAACGGCTCGGCGTGCGTCTGTCGGTGAACTTCCACGGCATCCCCATGGGCGTCCCGCACACCCGTCCCGTCGGCCTCACCCCGCACGGCAACCGCACCGACCTGGTCCCCGGCCACACCAGCCCCTTCGACGAGGCCCAGGTCCCCGGCAGCGCCGAGTCGCTGGTCGAGTACCGGCTGATGGAGGCCGGACACGACGTGCTCGGGGTCGCCGCGCACGTCCCCCACTACATCGCCCGCTCGCCGTACCCGGACGCCGCGCTCACCGTCCTGGAGGCAGTCACCGCGGCCACCGGACTGGTCCTGCCCGGTGTGGCGCACGGGCTGCGCACCGAGGCCCACCGCACGCAGAACGAGATCGACCGGCAGATCCGCGAGGGCGACGACGAGCTCACGAACCTCGTCGAGGGCCTCGAGCACCAGTACGACGCGGTCGCGGGCGCCGAGACCCGGGGCAACATGCTCGCCGAACCGGTGGACATCCCCTCCGCCGACGAGATCGGCCGCGAGTTCGAACGCTTCCTGGCCGAGCGGGAGGGCGACGGCTGA
- a CDS encoding uracil-DNA glycosylase, whose protein sequence is MDALADLDRRITGCRACPRLVDWREEVARTKRAAFADQTYWGRPVPGFGPPDARLLIVGLAPAAHGGNRTGRMFTGDRSGDVLYQALYDVGLASQPTSVAADDGLELYGVRVTAPVHCAPPANRPTPGERETCRAWLVRELGLLKPTMRALVVLGAFGWQATLPALRDAGWTVPRPRPAFAHGARVALDGLDVFGCFHVSQRNTFTGRLTPAMLRDVLRTAAGAAGLGT, encoded by the coding sequence GTGGATGCGCTCGCTGATCTCGACCGGCGGATCACCGGCTGCCGGGCCTGCCCGAGGCTGGTCGACTGGCGCGAGGAGGTGGCCCGCACCAAACGCGCCGCCTTCGCCGACCAGACCTACTGGGGCCGCCCGGTGCCCGGCTTCGGCCCGCCCGACGCCCGGCTGCTCATCGTCGGGCTCGCCCCGGCCGCGCACGGCGGCAACCGCACCGGCCGGATGTTCACCGGCGACCGTTCCGGGGACGTGCTGTACCAGGCCCTGTACGACGTGGGACTGGCCTCGCAGCCGACCTCGGTCGCCGCCGACGACGGCCTGGAGCTGTACGGCGTCCGCGTCACCGCCCCCGTGCACTGCGCGCCGCCCGCCAACCGGCCCACCCCCGGCGAACGGGAGACCTGCCGGGCCTGGCTCGTACGGGAACTGGGGCTGCTGAAGCCCACGATGCGCGCCCTCGTCGTCCTCGGCGCCTTCGGCTGGCAGGCCACGCTGCCCGCGCTGCGCGACGCCGGCTGGACCGTGCCCCGGCCCCGGCCCGCCTTCGCGCACGGCGCCCGGGTCGCCCTCGACGGCCTGGACGTCTTCGGCTGCTTCCACGTCAGCCAGCGCAACACCTTCACCGGCCGGCTCACCCCCGCCATGCTGCGCGACGTGCTGCGCACGGCGGCCGGGGCGGCGGGGCTCGGCACCTGA
- a CDS encoding DoxX family protein — MSETTASRTAPARAVIPQGRTARTALRGLQILLALFYAGASALPKLIAHPSGAETFERLGWGSTGMYTIGVLELAGAIALLIPVLQSVAAIALSALMVGAFIVSVTALGGENAATPLILIVPLALIAWARRGSLTDLRRLVARDA; from the coding sequence ATGTCCGAGACCACCGCCTCCCGTACCGCCCCCGCCCGCGCCGTGATCCCGCAGGGGCGCACGGCCCGGACCGCGCTGCGCGGTCTGCAGATCCTGCTCGCCCTCTTCTACGCGGGCGCGAGCGCGCTGCCGAAGCTGATCGCGCACCCGTCTGGGGCGGAGACCTTCGAGCGGCTCGGCTGGGGCAGCACGGGGATGTACACGATCGGTGTGCTCGAACTGGCCGGTGCCATAGCGCTGTTGATCCCCGTGCTCCAGTCGGTCGCGGCGATCGCGCTGAGCGCGCTCATGGTGGGGGCGTTCATCGTCTCGGTCACCGCGCTGGGCGGGGAGAACGCGGCGACCCCGCTCATCCTGATCGTCCCGCTGGCCCTGATCGCCTGGGCCAGGCGCGGCTCCCTCACCGATCTGCGGCGACTGGTGGCCCGGGACGCCTGA
- a CDS encoding RNA-binding S4 domain-containing protein: MPSEDTVETQETEDTVEKTGTTAGPDAAREPAGPATAESQTAESQTVDPKIVAAVAAAEAAVPQNGEPVRVDSWIWAVRLVKTRSAGAAACKGGHVRVNGQNVKPSHLLRVGDEVRLRQEHRERVVVVKRLIRKRVGAPVAAQCLVDNSPPPPPREAVAPAGVRDRGAGRPTKRDRRELERLRGLMGGGSGPAQPRGR; encoded by the coding sequence ATGCCTTCCGAGGACACCGTGGAGACCCAGGAGACCGAGGACACCGTGGAGAAGACCGGCACGACGGCCGGACCGGACGCCGCACGGGAGCCGGCAGGCCCGGCCACCGCCGAGTCCCAGACCGCCGAGTCCCAGACCGTCGACCCGAAGATCGTCGCCGCCGTGGCCGCCGCCGAGGCGGCCGTGCCGCAGAACGGCGAGCCCGTCCGGGTCGACAGCTGGATCTGGGCCGTACGCCTGGTGAAGACCCGCTCCGCGGGCGCCGCCGCCTGCAAGGGCGGGCATGTGCGCGTGAACGGCCAGAACGTGAAGCCGTCGCACCTGCTCCGCGTCGGCGACGAGGTCCGGCTGCGGCAGGAGCACCGGGAGCGGGTCGTCGTCGTGAAACGGCTCATCCGCAAGCGGGTCGGTGCCCCGGTCGCCGCCCAGTGCCTCGTCGACAACTCGCCGCCTCCGCCGCCGCGCGAGGCCGTCGCCCCGGCCGGTGTCCGTGACCGTGGCGCGGGCCGGCCGACCAAGCGGGACCGGCGGGAGCTGGAGCGGCTGCGCGGCCTGATGGGCGGCGGCAGCGGCCCGGCACAGCCGCGCGGACGGTGA
- a CDS encoding nucleotidyltransferase domain-containing protein — MATASDDTVFLDTLAGRLAALPTVRAVALGGSRAQGTHRPDSDWDLAVYYRGPFDPDDLRAAGWEGEVSEVGGWGGGVFNGGAWLTVEGRRVDVHYRDLDVVEREMAEAEQGRFRVEPLLFHLAGIPSYLVVAELAINRVLRGELPSPDGYPARLRRTASERWHDTAHATLAYARAHHAPAGRLTEVAGAIATAAVQTGHAVLAGRGEWVTNEKRLLERAGLRSVDAVLAGLEPSPDALLRAVTEAETLFAAV; from the coding sequence ATGGCCACCGCCTCCGACGACACCGTCTTCCTCGACACCCTCGCCGGCCGGCTCGCCGCCCTCCCCACCGTCCGGGCCGTCGCGCTCGGCGGCTCCCGGGCGCAGGGCACCCACCGGCCGGACAGCGACTGGGACCTGGCCGTCTACTACCGCGGCCCCTTCGACCCGGACGACCTGCGCGCGGCCGGCTGGGAGGGCGAGGTGTCCGAGGTCGGCGGCTGGGGCGGGGGCGTCTTCAACGGCGGCGCGTGGCTGACCGTCGAGGGACGCCGGGTCGACGTGCACTACCGCGATCTCGACGTCGTGGAACGGGAGATGGCGGAGGCCGAACAGGGACGGTTCCGGGTGGAGCCGCTGCTGTTCCACCTCGCGGGCATCCCCAGCTACCTGGTCGTCGCCGAGCTGGCGATCAACCGGGTGCTGCGCGGCGAACTGCCGAGCCCCGACGGCTATCCGGCCAGGCTGCGTCGCACGGCGAGCGAACGCTGGCACGACACCGCCCACGCCACCCTCGCCTACGCCCGCGCCCACCACGCCCCGGCCGGCCGCCTCACGGAGGTGGCGGGTGCCATCGCCACGGCGGCCGTACAGACGGGGCACGCCGTGCTCGCCGGGCGAGGAGAGTGGGTGACCAACGAGAAACGACTGCTGGAACGGGCGGGACTGCGCTCGGTGGACGCCGTCCTCGCTGGGCTGGAGCCGAGCCCGGACGCCCTGCTGCGGGCGGTGACGGAGGCGGAGACGCTGTTCGCGGCCGTCTGA
- a CDS encoding DUF899 domain-containing protein, producing the protein MSLPEIVSREQWRAAREELLVKEKAATRARDALNAERRALPMVEVIEEYVFEGGDGKATLLDLFEGRHQLVVYHFMFAPEWEAGCRTCSAFLDQIGQLAHLHARDTTFAAVSRAPFTRILPFKARMGWSVPWYSACGPDFNLDFEVTLERDGELVERPGLSCFLRDRDRVFHTYSTYGRGLDGLGSTTGFLDLTALGRQEKWEEPQGRASAFGSPAGAGPVRYHDEYEG; encoded by the coding sequence ATGTCGCTTCCGGAGATCGTTTCGCGCGAGCAGTGGCGCGCGGCACGCGAGGAACTGCTGGTCAAGGAGAAGGCGGCGACCCGCGCGCGGGACGCGCTGAACGCCGAGCGGCGCGCCCTGCCCATGGTCGAGGTCATCGAGGAGTACGTGTTCGAGGGCGGCGACGGCAAGGCCACGCTGCTGGACCTGTTCGAGGGCCGGCACCAACTCGTCGTGTATCACTTCATGTTCGCGCCCGAGTGGGAGGCGGGCTGCCGCACCTGCTCGGCGTTCCTGGACCAGATCGGCCAACTCGCGCATCTGCACGCGCGCGACACGACGTTCGCCGCCGTCTCCCGGGCGCCGTTCACCCGGATCCTGCCGTTCAAGGCCCGGATGGGCTGGAGCGTCCCCTGGTACTCCGCCTGCGGCCCCGACTTCAACCTCGACTTCGAGGTGACCCTGGAACGCGACGGCGAACTGGTGGAGCGGCCCGGCCTGAGCTGCTTCCTGCGGGACCGGGACCGGGTCTTCCACACCTACTCGACGTACGGGCGCGGCCTCGACGGGCTCGGCTCGACCACCGGGTTCCTGGACCTGACCGCGCTGGGCCGGCAGGAGAAGTGGGAGGAGCCCCAGGGGCGCGCGTCCGCCTTCGGTAGTCCTGCGGGCGCCGGGCCCGTCCGCTATCACGACGAGTACGAGGGCTGA
- a CDS encoding DUF6343 family protein, with the protein MRTGSEPRTARSPLRIRFWLCVWGVAWSAFGTVAFAVAGRPGWAVACGVLWLVITIDMIMVVRHIRQGPHYQPGPDVPPYEAYEEGRPPARPHSTAPRDPHGPPPPRHEEP; encoded by the coding sequence ATGCGTACCGGGAGTGAGCCGAGGACGGCGCGCAGCCCGCTGCGGATCCGCTTCTGGCTGTGCGTGTGGGGGGTGGCCTGGTCGGCCTTCGGCACGGTCGCGTTCGCGGTCGCCGGGCGTCCCGGCTGGGCCGTGGCCTGCGGTGTGCTCTGGCTGGTGATCACGATCGACATGATCATGGTCGTCCGGCACATCCGGCAGGGCCCGCACTACCAGCCCGGCCCGGACGTGCCGCCGTACGAGGCGTACGAGGAGGGCCGGCCGCCCGCCCGGCCGCACAGCACCGCCCCACGGGACCCGCACGGCCCACCGCCCCCACGCCACGAGGAGCCCTAG
- a CDS encoding tetratricopeptide repeat protein → MPQTSGSTGRTPETHVIDFRAAEQLLDARDPRGAVKLLDGVIAAHPENTAARLLRARAFFAAAQLRPAELEFTIVLEREPDNAFAHFALARTYERQGRRDQATRHFRLAAALDPNPEYVKAARFED, encoded by the coding sequence GTGCCCCAGACCAGCGGTTCCACCGGACGTACTCCGGAGACCCATGTCATCGACTTCCGCGCCGCCGAGCAGCTGCTCGACGCGCGCGATCCGCGCGGCGCGGTCAAGCTGCTCGACGGTGTCATCGCCGCGCACCCGGAGAACACCGCGGCCCGGCTGCTGCGCGCGCGGGCCTTCTTCGCCGCGGCACAGCTGCGCCCCGCCGAGCTGGAGTTCACCATCGTCCTGGAGCGCGAGCCGGACAACGCGTTCGCGCATTTCGCGCTCGCCCGCACCTATGAGCGGCAGGGCCGCCGCGACCAGGCCACCCGGCACTTCCGGCTGGCGGCGGCGCTCGACCCGAACCCGGAGTACGTGAAGGCGGCCCGGTTCGAGGACTGA
- the coaE gene encoding dephospho-CoA kinase — MLKVGLTGGIGAGKSEVSRLLVEHGAVLIDADRIAREVVAPGTPGLAAVVEAFGEDVLAADGSLDRPRLGSIVFTDPERLAVLNSIVHPLVGARSRELEEAAAEDAVVVHDVPLLTENGLAPLYDLVVVVDADPGTQLDRLVRLRGMTEADARARMAAQATREQRRSIADIVIDNDVPLDELRRRVKDVWEDLVRRARA, encoded by the coding sequence ATGTTGAAGGTGGGTCTGACCGGCGGTATCGGTGCCGGCAAGAGCGAGGTGTCCCGGCTGCTCGTGGAGCACGGGGCCGTCCTGATCGACGCGGACCGTATCGCCCGCGAGGTCGTCGCGCCCGGCACCCCGGGCCTGGCCGCCGTCGTCGAGGCGTTCGGGGAGGACGTCCTCGCCGCCGACGGCAGCCTGGACCGGCCCCGGCTGGGCTCCATCGTCTTCACCGACCCGGAGCGGCTGGCCGTGCTGAACTCGATCGTGCACCCGCTCGTCGGGGCGCGTTCGCGTGAACTGGAGGAGGCCGCCGCCGAGGACGCCGTCGTCGTGCACGACGTGCCCCTCCTCACCGAGAACGGCCTCGCCCCGCTGTACGACCTCGTCGTCGTCGTGGACGCCGACCCCGGCACCCAGCTGGACCGGCTGGTGCGGCTGCGCGGCATGACCGAGGCGGACGCCCGCGCCCGGATGGCCGCCCAGGCGACCCGGGAACAGCGCCGCTCGATCGCGGACATCGTCATCGACAACGACGTACCGCTGGACGAGCTGCGGCGGCGCGTGAAGGACGTCTGGGAGGACCTGGTGCGCCGGGCGAGGGCCTGA
- a CDS encoding RidA family protein, translating to MIRRVTSPALFPPPTYSHASVVEAGTRIAFLAGSVPLDAEGKLVGEGDPVRQAEQVVADLEEQLRAVASDLAHVLSTEVYVVSGDTAVLSAVWEVVEASGLSTGPHSSTLLGVACLGYSGQLVEITATAAVPDAGPEVRS from the coding sequence ATGATCCGCCGCGTCACCTCACCGGCCCTCTTCCCGCCCCCCACGTACTCGCATGCGTCCGTCGTGGAGGCGGGCACGCGGATCGCGTTTCTCGCCGGGTCCGTGCCGCTGGACGCGGAGGGCAAGCTGGTCGGCGAGGGTGATCCGGTACGGCAGGCCGAGCAGGTGGTGGCCGATCTGGAGGAGCAACTGCGGGCCGTGGCCAGCGATCTGGCGCATGTGCTGTCGACCGAGGTGTACGTCGTGAGCGGTGACACGGCGGTGCTCTCCGCCGTGTGGGAGGTCGTCGAGGCGTCCGGGCTGAGCACGGGCCCGCACTCGTCGACGCTGCTCGGGGTGGCCTGCCTCGGCTACTCCGGGCAGTTGGTGGAGATCACGGCCACGGCCGCCGTTCCGGACGCGGGACCGGAGGTGCGGTCCTGA
- a CDS encoding FUSC family protein, which yields MSRRARPLPPWLAHALRAQRGPVPWGAVVRGALSAGPLLLAAVLAGRATLGVVAAIAAMLAGINDRPGSRRSSVHRIGVPALAGAAGVLAGTYAGDHLGAVPLTLVLTLLGLVAGGVCAVGPVASAAGTQVLVATAVGAGMPLPESAGQRALAFLAGAAWLLALRLALPTPGSLAGDFRFDGERAAVAGVYDAIAGLLDAVGTDHALARRAALTAALDQAQDALTGPRLRRYASSSAERRLHAQYAAALPLAEAATALAWAGEAVPARAGEGPRRLATAVRGSTHTGPLPAPSRSAPALRALDDALLHAAEAFDRGRENRNLHARRRTVRDRVRAGLGAGGREYGLRVALCFGAAAGIAQALHHAHWYGQHTHWYWLPATAVFLVKPDLGPLVSRVLCRAAGTVLGALVFAGFAAVLPRPEGLVALVAVSGALIPVATRHFAAQTAVVTVLVLALVMVGGEPQASVGRIGETLLACAIVLVAGHLPMPGQRGGGVRSRLTAAADAATAYLTHVLGEAGTETDGDPDAPRAVRWTLRREAYRTLAEARGAVALTAAELPALARHAQGADHVVTTLEQLVDATTACAVHLDDTGRLTPQHTARLTELLDTLAGERHRTGLRVPEAAAVPALAG from the coding sequence GTGTCCCGCCGCGCGCGTCCGCTTCCGCCCTGGCTCGCCCACGCTCTGCGCGCCCAGCGGGGACCGGTGCCGTGGGGCGCGGTCGTCCGGGGGGCGCTGTCCGCCGGGCCCCTGCTGCTGGCCGCCGTCCTGGCAGGCCGGGCCACCCTCGGGGTCGTCGCCGCCATCGCCGCCATGCTCGCCGGGATCAACGACCGTCCTGGCAGCCGCCGCTCGTCCGTGCACCGGATCGGTGTGCCCGCGCTGGCGGGAGCGGCCGGTGTGCTCGCCGGCACCTACGCCGGCGACCACCTGGGGGCCGTACCGCTCACCCTCGTCCTCACCCTGCTCGGGCTCGTCGCCGGCGGGGTGTGCGCCGTCGGGCCCGTCGCCTCCGCCGCCGGCACCCAGGTGCTCGTCGCCACGGCCGTCGGCGCCGGGATGCCGCTGCCCGAGAGCGCGGGCCAGCGGGCCCTGGCCTTCCTCGCCGGCGCGGCCTGGCTGCTCGCGCTCAGGCTGGCGCTGCCCACCCCGGGTTCCCTCGCCGGTGACTTCCGGTTCGACGGGGAACGGGCCGCCGTCGCCGGGGTGTACGACGCGATCGCCGGACTCCTCGACGCCGTCGGCACCGACCACGCCCTCGCCCGCCGGGCCGCCCTCACCGCCGCCCTCGACCAGGCGCAGGACGCCCTGACCGGGCCCCGGCTGCGCCGGTACGCCTCGTCGTCCGCCGAGCGGCGGCTGCACGCCCAGTACGCGGCCGCCCTGCCGCTCGCCGAGGCGGCCACCGCGCTCGCCTGGGCCGGGGAGGCCGTACCCGCCCGGGCCGGCGAGGGGCCCCGGCGCCTCGCCACCGCCGTGCGCGGCAGCACCCACACCGGGCCGCTGCCCGCGCCCTCCCGGTCGGCGCCCGCCCTGCGCGCCCTCGACGACGCCCTGCTGCACGCCGCCGAGGCCTTCGACCGGGGCCGGGAGAACCGGAACCTGCACGCCCGGCGCCGTACCGTCCGCGACCGCGTCCGCGCCGGGCTCGGGGCGGGCGGACGGGAGTACGGGCTGCGTGTCGCCCTGTGCTTCGGGGCCGCCGCCGGCATCGCCCAGGCGCTCCACCACGCCCACTGGTACGGGCAGCACACCCACTGGTACTGGCTGCCCGCCACCGCCGTCTTCCTCGTCAAGCCCGACCTCGGGCCGCTGGTCTCCCGGGTGCTGTGCCGGGCGGCCGGAACGGTCCTCGGCGCCCTGGTCTTCGCCGGTTTCGCGGCCGTACTGCCCCGGCCCGAGGGGCTTGTCGCGCTCGTCGCGGTCAGCGGCGCCCTGATCCCGGTGGCCACCCGGCACTTCGCCGCCCAGACCGCCGTCGTCACGGTCCTCGTGCTCGCCCTGGTCATGGTGGGCGGCGAACCGCAGGCGTCCGTAGGGCGGATCGGGGAGACCCTGCTGGCCTGCGCGATCGTGCTCGTCGCCGGGCATCTGCCGATGCCCGGACAGCGCGGCGGGGGAGTACGGTCCCGGCTCACCGCCGCCGCGGACGCCGCCACCGCCTACCTCACCCATGTGCTGGGCGAAGCCGGCACGGAAACGGACGGGGACCCCGACGCGCCGCGCGCCGTGCGCTGGACGCTGCGCCGTGAGGCCTACCGGACGCTCGCCGAGGCCCGGGGCGCCGTCGCGCTCACCGCCGCCGAACTGCCCGCGCTCGCCCGGCACGCCCAGGGCGCGGACCACGTCGTCACCACCCTCGAACAACTCGTCGACGCCACCACCGCGTGCGCCGTGCACCTCGACGACACCGGACGGCTCACCCCGCAGCACACCGCCCGGCTCACCGAACTCCTCGACACCCTCGCCGGGGAACGTCACCGCACCGGGCTGCGCGTCCCGGAGGCCGCCGCAGTGCCCGCCCTCGCCGGCTGA